The Paracoccus albus region GTGATCCCGGCGATGGAGAATGTGGCCCTGTGGCATGAACGCGATATCAGCCATTCCTCGGTCGAACGCGGGATCGCCCCGGATGCCACGATCACGCTGGATTTCGCGTTGAACCGGCTGGCGGGCGTGGTCGATAAGCTGGTCATCTATCCCGACAATATGCTGGCAAATATGAACAAGTTTAAGGGTCTGGTGATGTCGCAGCGGGTGTTGCTGGCGCTGACGCAGGCCGGTGTCTCGCGCGAGGATGCCTATCGCCTCGTCCAGCGGAACGCCATGAAGGTCTGGGAAGAAGGCAAGGATTTCAAGGAAGAACTGCTTGCCGATCCAGAGGTGACGGCGGCGCTGTCCCCGGCTGAGATCGAGGAGAAATTCGACCTCGGCTACCATACCAAACATGTCGAGACGATTTTCGGTCGCGTCTTCGGCGAAGCCAGCTAACAGGCGCTTAAGCTTTCCCTGTCATATTTGCATCTGCGAATCACAGGGGAAGCATCGATGCAGGCACTGGCGCTTACGTCACGACAAAAGGCTGCCGTGATTGTCCGGTTGCTGCTGGCCGACGACGAAATACTGTCGTTGGAGCGTATCGCCCCGGCTGCACAGGCCGCCCTCGCGCATGAAATGGCCCGGATGGGGATCGTCGACACCACAACCCGCGATCAGGTGGTGGCGGAATTCTGCGATTCACTTGAACAGGTCGGACTGACCTTTCCAGAGGGTCTGGCTGATGTGCTCGACAGTCTTTCCGGCGCATTTTCGCAGGACATCACTGACCGCCTTCGGCGCATGGCCGCAATGGCCGGGGATGCCGACCCTTGGGAACGCATCTCAACCATGCCCCCCAAACAGCTGTGCGAGCTTGCAAAGTCCGAGGCGGTGGAGATCGCGGCAGTCATGTTTTCGCGCCTGCCCGTTGCCAAAGCTTCCGAGGCATTCGCGATGATGCCGCAAGATCAGGCGCGAAAGATCGCCTATGCCATGTCACTTACCGGCGGCATAGAAGAGGCTGCATTGAAGCGGATCGGCATGGCATTGCTGTATGCTGCCGAACGCCTTGCACGGCCTGCGCTCGATGGCGGACCGGTTGAAAAGGTTGGCGCGATACTGAACTTCACGCCGGCCGGAAAGCGCGATGCCGTGTTGGATGGATTAGAGGCGGACGACGCCGATTTCGCCCGCGCTGTGCGCAAA contains the following coding sequences:
- a CDS encoding FliG C-terminal domain-containing protein, which produces MQALALTSRQKAAVIVRLLLADDEILSLERIAPAAQAALAHEMARMGIVDTTTRDQVVAEFCDSLEQVGLTFPEGLADVLDSLSGAFSQDITDRLRRMAAMAGDADPWERISTMPPKQLCELAKSEAVEIAAVMFSRLPVAKASEAFAMMPQDQARKIAYAMSLTGGIEEAALKRIGMALLYAAERLARPALDGGPVEKVGAILNFTPAGKRDAVLDGLEADDADFARAVRKSIFTWANIPQRIDPRDIPRILREVDSQVLTRAIAGAKDKNRPSAEFILSSLATRMAETLREEADAMTRLTEDEAEEAMAEIVSTIRRMESSGDLFLIAGEEENTATAEIAVATAQE